In Nicotiana tabacum cultivar K326 chromosome 21, ASM71507v2, whole genome shotgun sequence, one DNA window encodes the following:
- the LOC107811826 gene encoding F-box protein At1g52495-like, whose amino-acid sequence MRSSKFLVRTRQPRKEKFYYYSCEHDGQNQKLGKKTKSTSILGGVSYHKVEYAKGLFCLWSENFEPVFIFNPTTRESRFLPRLDIDFSTNYQCHCSLGFDPNLKKHKVLMTIYDPKMKLTRHCWVFTLGETTWREINCDRITNFYPKTNYEGVYVDGAVYFYCGHCNIYGLDIVAFNCRIEEVRIISLWDNYRNYGMRIGRRFNLVELEGKLAAIDVMFNYMRVWILQSPETGEWIRQLEIVIPPQSSVATYGNFVVHRRCTSTTDKKEIAFTKLNNDPTNRILFYDLKENKWRSERILGLAENAKIIGIYNYEYCIYSV is encoded by the exons ATGCGATCCAG CAAATTCTTGGTACGCACAAGGCAGCCGCGTAAAGAAAAGTTTTATTACTACAGTTGTGAACACGACGGCCAGAACCAGAAGTTGGGTAAAAAGACCAAAAGCACCTCCATTCTGGGCGGTGTTAGCTATCACAAAGTTGAGTACGCCAAAGGTTTGTTTTGTTTATGGAGTGAAAATTTCGAGCCTGTTTTTATTTTCAATCCTACTACTAGAGAATCGAGATTTCTTCCTCGTCTAGACATTGATTTTAGTACTAATTATCAGTGTCACTGTTCTTTGGGTTTTGACCCAAATTTGAAAAAACACAAAGTTCTTATGACAATTTATGACCCTAAGATGAAGTTAACCCGACACTGCTGGGTTTTCACTTTAGGTGAAACGACGTGGAGAGAGATCAACTGCGACAGGATAACCAATTTTTACCCAAAAACGAATTATGAAGGAGTTTACGTTGATGGAGCTGTGTATTTTTACTGTGGTCACTGCAACATTTACGGACTTGACATAGTGGCCTTTAATTGTAGAATCGAAGAGGTCAGAATTATCTCATTGTGGGACAATTATCGTAATTATGGGATGAGGATAGGACGCCGGTTTAACCTGGTAGAACTTGAGGGTAAATTAGCAGCCATTGACGTCATGTTTAATTATATGCGTGTTTGGATTCTACAAAGTCCAGAAACAGGAGAATGGATAAGGCAGCTTGAGATTGTCATTCCTCCTCAATCCTCAGTAGCAACATATGGGAATTTTGTAGTACATCGCAGATGTACTAGTACTACTGACAAGAAGGAGATCGCATTCACGAAACTAAATAATGATCCAACAAATAGGATTTTATTCTACGATTTGAAGGAAAACAAGTGGAGATCAGAGAGAATCCTGGGGCTTGCTGAGAATGCTAAGATTATTGGTATCTATAATTATGAGTATTGCATCTACTCAGTTTGA